One window of the Vigna radiata var. radiata cultivar VC1973A chromosome 1, Vradiata_ver6, whole genome shotgun sequence genome contains the following:
- the LOC106766629 gene encoding proline dehydrogenase 2, mitochondrial isoform X2 yields the protein MATRVIPRKILKGPRYNTSTKPLNTVHPSLTPAIAPPALFEKPPKVPAEAVLAMDDGERLFTSVSTGRLLRSAAMLHATAVGPMVDMGMWVMRSPLFQSGLWRDLVTYTTRETFFSHFCAGEDAVTASKSIMALNDAGLRGMLVYGVEDAHDNEGCDRNLNGFLETVTVSKSLPPASASFIVVKITAICPMALLERVSDLLRWQQKDPSFVLPWKQDSLPIFAETSPLYHTQKRPEPLTPEEESDLQLANQRLLQLCQTCEEVNMPLLVDAEHTTVQPAIDYLTYAAAIKHNKGSNPIVFGTLQTYLKDAKDRLLLTTKAAEKMGVPMGFKLVRGAYMSTESKLAESFGNASPIHNTIQDTHNCFNDCASFMLEKVANGPDSVVLATHNIESGKLAVAKAHELGVGKVKNKLEFAQLYGMAEALSYGLSNAGFQVSKYMTFGPVEMVMPYLLRRAEENRGLLAASGFDRQLMRKELVRRLKAAVF from the exons ATGGCTACACGCGTGATTCCTCGCAAGATCCTCAAGGGACCCCGCTACAACACGTCCACCAAGCCCCTCAACACCGTGCATCCCTCTCTCACACCTGCCATCGCCCCGCCGGCGCTTTTTGAGAAGCCACCAAAAGTGCCAGCTGAGGCGGTGCTGGCCATGGACGACGGGGAGCGGCTTTTCACCTCCGTGTCCACGGGACGGCTGCTCCGGTCAGCAGCAATGCTTCATGCAACGGCGGTGGGGCCCATGGTGGACATGGGAATGTGGGTGATGAGGTCGCCGCTGTTTCAGAGTGGGCTGTGGCGGGATCTAGTCACGTACACCACGCGCGAGACGTTCTTCTCCCACTTCTGCGCCGGCGAGGACGCTGTAACTGCAAGTAAGAGCATCATGGCGCTAAACGACGCCGGCTTGCGCGGCATGCTCGTGTACGGTGTGGAGGATGCACATGATAATGAGGGGTGTGATCGGAACCTTAATGGGTTCCTTGAAACGGTTACTGTCAGCAAATCGCTTCCACCAGCTTCT GCGAGCTTCATCGTTGTGAAAATCACAGCAATATGCCCCATGGCATTGCTTGAAAGAGTCAGTGACCTTCTAAGATGGCAACAGAAAGACCCTTCATTCGTTTTGCCATGGAAGCAAGATTCTCTCCCAATTTTTGCAGAAACTAGCCCTTTGTACCACACACAGAAGAGACCAGAACCTCTAACCCCGGAAGAAGAGAGTGATCTGCAACTTGCCAACCAGAGACTCCTTCAACTCTGCCAAACGTGTGAGGAGGTTAATATGCCTCTGTTGGTTGATGCTGAACACACTACTGTTCAACCAGCTATTGATTACTTAACATACGCTGCTGCAATCAAGCACAACAAAGGTAGCAACCCCATTGTGTTTGGGACCCTCCAAACTTACCTGAAAGATGCCAAAGACAGGCTGTTGCTCACAACAAAGGCAGCAGAGAAAATGGGAGTTCCAATGGGGTTCAAATTGGTGAGGGGTGCTTACATGTCCACAGAGAGTAAATTGGCTGAGTCTTTTGGAAATGCATCCCCAATTCACAATACCATTCAGGACACACACAATTGCTTCAATGACTGTGCATCATTTATGCTGGAAAAGGTTGCCAATGGACCTGATTCAGTTGTTCTTGCAACTCACAATATTGAGTCTG GGAAATTGGCTGTGGCAAAAGCTCATGAATTAGGAGTTGGGAAGGTGAAGAACAAGCTAGAATTTGCACAGTTATATGGAATGGCAGAGGCACTTTCATATGGTTTAAGCAATGCAGGGTTTCAGGTGAGCAAGTATATGACATTTGGACCTGTAGAAATGGTGATGCCTTACCTCCTTAGAAGGGCTGAAGAGAATAGAGGGCTCTTGGCTGCTTCAGGCTTTGATAGGCAACTGATGAG AAAGGAGTTGGTAAGGAGGCTAAAAGCTGCTGTCTTCTAG
- the LOC106766629 gene encoding proline dehydrogenase 2, mitochondrial isoform X1 — translation MATRVIPRKILKGPRYNTSTKPLNTVHPSLTPAIAPPALFEKPPKVPAEAVLAMDDGERLFTSVSTGRLLRSAAMLHATAVGPMVDMGMWVMRSPLFQSGLWRDLVTYTTRETFFSHFCAGEDAVTASKSIMALNDAGLRGMLVYGVEDAHDNEGCDRNLNGFLETVTVSKSLPPASASFIVVKITAICPMALLERVSDLLRWQQKDPSFVLPWKQDSLPIFAETSPLYHTQKRPEPLTPEEESDLQLANQRLLQLCQTCEEVNMPLLVDAEHTTVQPAIDYLTYAAAIKHNKGSNPIVFGTLQTYLKDAKDRLLLTTKAAEKMGVPMGFKLVRGAYMSTESKLAESFGNASPIHNTIQDTHNCFNDCASFMLEKVANGPDSVVLATHNIESGKLAVAKAHELGVGKVKNKLEFAQLYGMAEALSYGLSNAGFQVSKYMTFGPVEMVMPYLLRRAEENRGLLAASGFDRQLMRYAKFKFLFINLLVT, via the exons ATGGCTACACGCGTGATTCCTCGCAAGATCCTCAAGGGACCCCGCTACAACACGTCCACCAAGCCCCTCAACACCGTGCATCCCTCTCTCACACCTGCCATCGCCCCGCCGGCGCTTTTTGAGAAGCCACCAAAAGTGCCAGCTGAGGCGGTGCTGGCCATGGACGACGGGGAGCGGCTTTTCACCTCCGTGTCCACGGGACGGCTGCTCCGGTCAGCAGCAATGCTTCATGCAACGGCGGTGGGGCCCATGGTGGACATGGGAATGTGGGTGATGAGGTCGCCGCTGTTTCAGAGTGGGCTGTGGCGGGATCTAGTCACGTACACCACGCGCGAGACGTTCTTCTCCCACTTCTGCGCCGGCGAGGACGCTGTAACTGCAAGTAAGAGCATCATGGCGCTAAACGACGCCGGCTTGCGCGGCATGCTCGTGTACGGTGTGGAGGATGCACATGATAATGAGGGGTGTGATCGGAACCTTAATGGGTTCCTTGAAACGGTTACTGTCAGCAAATCGCTTCCACCAGCTTCT GCGAGCTTCATCGTTGTGAAAATCACAGCAATATGCCCCATGGCATTGCTTGAAAGAGTCAGTGACCTTCTAAGATGGCAACAGAAAGACCCTTCATTCGTTTTGCCATGGAAGCAAGATTCTCTCCCAATTTTTGCAGAAACTAGCCCTTTGTACCACACACAGAAGAGACCAGAACCTCTAACCCCGGAAGAAGAGAGTGATCTGCAACTTGCCAACCAGAGACTCCTTCAACTCTGCCAAACGTGTGAGGAGGTTAATATGCCTCTGTTGGTTGATGCTGAACACACTACTGTTCAACCAGCTATTGATTACTTAACATACGCTGCTGCAATCAAGCACAACAAAGGTAGCAACCCCATTGTGTTTGGGACCCTCCAAACTTACCTGAAAGATGCCAAAGACAGGCTGTTGCTCACAACAAAGGCAGCAGAGAAAATGGGAGTTCCAATGGGGTTCAAATTGGTGAGGGGTGCTTACATGTCCACAGAGAGTAAATTGGCTGAGTCTTTTGGAAATGCATCCCCAATTCACAATACCATTCAGGACACACACAATTGCTTCAATGACTGTGCATCATTTATGCTGGAAAAGGTTGCCAATGGACCTGATTCAGTTGTTCTTGCAACTCACAATATTGAGTCTG GGAAATTGGCTGTGGCAAAAGCTCATGAATTAGGAGTTGGGAAGGTGAAGAACAAGCTAGAATTTGCACAGTTATATGGAATGGCAGAGGCACTTTCATATGGTTTAAGCAATGCAGGGTTTCAGGTGAGCAAGTATATGACATTTGGACCTGTAGAAATGGTGATGCCTTACCTCCTTAGAAGGGCTGAAGAGAATAGAGGGCTCTTGGCTGCTTCAGGCTTTGATAGGCAACTGATGAGGTATGCTAAATTCAAGTTTTTGTTCATTAATCTCTTGGTGACATAG